The following nucleotide sequence is from Corylus avellana chromosome ca7, CavTom2PMs-1.0.
TCAATTAGGCCTTGTCTAATCATCTCCTGCTTATCTTTCTCCCTCGCCAGACGACGTTGAGTACGGAGTTTCTTCTGCTCCTTCTTGGTTAGCTTCAGGGGCTGAGGAGGTGGAGGAGCAGGCTCAGCAGGAGGCTCAATTGGGCGAGGGTGTTCTACATAGATAgtgatcttctccattttcagTTTATCTTCAGCCACAGATCCATCAGTAATGTCACCATAAGCACCAGATTGCAAAAGAAGCACATCCCTGATAATTCCAGCAAAAgtaattaataacataaaacatATTATAGAAAAGCATAAAATAAGAAACATATATAGAGCAGAAGGAAATAGATTGGCTCCTTCTGTTTCATCAAGTACAGTAAACCcccatgttttctcttttcaatgGTCAAGACAAGTATGGAGAAGTACTTTATCCAACCTCAGCTGTTTCAAAAAATCAGGAAGCAAATCAATCTACACATGCTTTTGAGAGTTTCTGGATATTCTCACTAAGCAGTGAGGAACCAACTTGAATAATAACTGGCTAACTGCTTTATCTGTCTGCAATTAAATAACATCTCTAACATGACCCCCCACCTAAACTTAGTTTTCCAATCCGTTCAGAGGGAAAAAAAGTGAATCCTTGAATATTCCAAAATTCTGGTTGGGGTGGCCCTACATCGTTTTCCAAAATTCTGGTTGGGCGAAAATTCTGGTTGGGGTGGCCATACATCGTTTTCCAAAGGCGACCAAAGGTGATCAATTTTTACCAACATAGCCTTCAAATTATACAAATTCCCCATGGTCATACCATGTGAACTGATCAGACAATTATAAAATGCCTTAACAAAATACCATTATAAGAATACACTATCAACTTACCACCACTCAATTTCAGGAATTGGGTCTTTAGGTTTCTCTTTGGTGATAACTCTCTCTGCTACCTCTATCAAATTTGGATTAATATCAGGTGCTGCCTTTGCCTTAGCCAGCTGTGCCTGCTTTGCCTTCTGCTCTTTCGCTTGTGCTTCTCCAAATTGACTCTGCAACAACAAAATGTCAACAACTATAAGAACAGACCCTGAATTGGTAGATCCGTAGAAGTGATCAAGAggaaagaaaaggcaaaaataaataCCTTCAATTTAATATGCTCAGCCTCTTTTGACCACTTGCCTTCTTCAACAAACTGGAAACTCATTCTCTTAGGTCTCAAAATCTTAGTTTTGTTAATACCCATCCTTTCATCAAAATGAGGATTTGAGTCTGGATCAACATCCAACTCGGGTTTAAGAATCTGAAATGCGTCCTTtttctgtttgttaatgttgACCTGCAAAGTTTAAAAGACAAGATtaaagaattaacaaaaatatgtctcaATACTTATTGACACCTGTCTGAACAGATTGACAAACCTTTAAAGTGCTTAGGTTGCTTGGTTTAGTCACATTCACCACATTTCCATGCTCATCTACCTCCCTACCAAGTGCATCAAGGCGAAGAACAGGGGCCTTGCTTGGCTTCTGCGGAACAGAAACATCTGCTGCCATCTGACCTGGAAACAAGTTTATAAGAGGAGCAAACTCTGGGTCCTGACGAAACCCCATCCTGGCAGCAAGTTCCTGTGCACGTTTTACTGCCTCAATATTGTGTATAGCTGGGAGACCAGCAGGAGCACTAGGACCTGTAGCAGATATGGGTAAGGTTAATGAACTTGATGTTGCCCCTGCCGAAACAGCTGTAGGGGCAGTTGACCCTGTTCCAGCAGCAATAGATGGTGCTTTCAGTCCTTCCTTCAATCCCAACTGCCGGGTACCATCTGAGCTTGAGTTAGAACCCTTGTTCAACTACATGATCAAGACAATAGTTAACACATACAATTGGGGGttgggggagggggaggggggtgtTAAGCGAGAGAACTTCTGCACTCAATTTTAAAGAGAGATTATAGCACAAAAAGTACCATAATAGCTACATATAAGATAAAGTAGAAGTATACTGGGATAAACAACTTACCATGGGAATCTTCTTCAGCTTCTCTGACAATTCCTTTTGCATTTGTAAAGCTTTCTTAGCTTTAGCTAAAGCATCAAGAGTTATTCCACTTCTTCCAGCAGCTGAAGATGACCCATCTGTACTAGATTTTCCAGGAACCTCATGAGATCTGGTAATACTAACTCCCTTATTTTCATTTGTGGTAGAAATTGAAGATACCTTTGTAGGAAGGGGATGACCAGGGGCAGAGGTCTCAGGCACTCTCCTGGATTCCATGGTGAGTGATTCCAGAGCAGCACCCTGCATAAAATGTAAACGATAAGTTCATATAATAGCCGATAGGAGCTAGATAATTGggagaaaaaaattggaaattagCAAAATGGATTAGAGAAGCATTAATAGAGTATGAAGATATGTCCTCCACCAATGGAAAGATTGTCAGCAAGGGTAATAAgctcataagaaaaaaaatgtcatcATTTAATCAATCTGATATAATTCATACTATAGAATATCTTTTCATGACAGACCGCCCGTAAATTAATCAATATAAGTGAATGCCATTCAAGAAGTGCGTGTCTAGAATGATGCATTGGCATAGGTTGATGGTTGGATTATGCCTAAGCACTAGTTGGGATGGCTCGTTAAGgtgtgcaatttttttgtattctttccaactcaattcaaaattgtgaatatcgagaaaaaaaagagttgagattatgtttgagtggtttaaagaatataaaatataattaaatattacaaaaaacaaaaagaaaagaaaagaaaaaagttggggCGGCCCGGGTGTCTGGTGATGGCTAACTACCCCCGAGAAACTGATGGGGGAGCGATTTTGGGGGTGGTTAGGCCACCACCCAAACtagcgagccacccccagtcgctgcttgggggtggccaaaccacccccaagttAGACGGGGGTGCTAAGCCACCCCTGAAAGCAGtcgggggtggatcggccacccccagactcCTCTTAGGGGTGATCCGGCCATCAacctaaatatatatagtttaaattttttttattttttaaattttgtattaatgatttttattagttgggttgaaaaattttgagttgagtttagTAAAGTGGTgtcaaatcaaccaaaaaaaaaaaagaaaagaaaagagttgggAAACGTTTGGTTCCCAAACAAACTTGGTTTATGCACCATATAAACACTTTGACTAATTATAATTTGGCAATGACATGATgagaattttagaaaagaaaaacaacagaAAACAGTAGTACCCATTATTATTAAAAGAACTAGTGATGGAACAACTGCAGCAAAACATCAAAGATAAGCATATTAATTGTCATAATCCTCTGAGTTCAGTCCATATTAGACAAGGCAAACAATTTAAATTTATGGAGTGTTTCATCTTAAGTACATATGCAAATCAAGTGcattatcaaaatgaactcacgTACTAAAACATGACAAACATTAATACTACGTAAAACTGCTAAGAAAAACAACCGTACAAAATCAGTCCTATTCCTCCTAGATTGGAGTTCAACAAGATCATAAAGAAGTAtctaaattcaaatcaaatccaACTCAGAAGGTCAACAATTACTTTCATCACTGACTTAACCCAGCCAATATTAGACCTGCTTCAAAACAATTGGAGAGCCAACGCTCTTAAAACTCAAATTCCTCAAACCTCCAAACTTTCATTGGTTAAACTTAAGCAACCCAATTAAGCAAGAACCAAATTTGTATATTTAATCGAACTATTCATTCAGGAGAGCAAGTCCTGCATCTAAGAAATTCAATTAGATGAATACTCACATATATGCATGGAAGACACTAGTGTAAAAACAACTGACATTTCACACGCAATATGAGGCTAGTGTATATCATTAGTTGATAATGTGGGGGTATCATCGAATTAGCATAGTTTCAAACATAtcatattagttttttttttttgtgtggatgaATAATCATATTACTTTCACTAACCATCACATCCACAAGATGCTGAAGTATCGGCTATATGTGCGTGGCACAAAACCAAGGGTCCGCTAGTGTACAATACTCCTTTGAACTTCGATTTCACATAAAACATGTGCTTGTTATCATCATCTCTGATTCTTTTGCATGCAAACAAACACTGAAAAAAACCTAATAACAAATATTACATAAAGCGAAAAGAGTTGGTAATCAAACTTACATTCCCAACTGAACCACTCGCATTGGCGGTGCCGGTGCTCTGGGCATCATCAAAATGTTCATCATCACTCACCTCTTCCTTAAACTTAACCTTAACCTCACTCAAACTCACTCTCTTCCCACCTTCCAAACCCCTATCCCttttctcctcctcttcttctttcactCTATCCTCAAACCTCctcctctccttcttcttctctttcctctcttccCCATTTGCTTCCTTCCCATCCTCAAACCGCCTTCTCTCCGAAACCCTAGCCTTCTTCTCGACACCGTCA
It contains:
- the LOC132187074 gene encoding protein RDM16 produces the protein MDRPSSKRTRDDRDHRDRDHKHRSSRDDKHRDSSDHHHRHRSRHERSHDEIDGNRDRESKRERSYDDEREREGSRERDRPKHREAKREPSDDDREDRHREKSYDRDGSVERRHSSHSHKRKERGESEERGDGVEKKARVSERRRFEDGKEANGEERKEKKKERRRFEDRVKEEEEEKRDRGLEGGKRVSLSEVKVKFKEEVSDDEHFDDAQSTGTANASGSVGNGAALESLTMESRRVPETSAPGHPLPTKVSSISTTNENKGVSITRSHEVPGKSSTDGSSSAAGRSGITLDALAKAKKALQMQKELSEKLKKIPMLNKGSNSSSDGTRQLGLKEGLKAPSIAAGTGSTAPTAVSAGATSSSLTLPISATGPSAPAGLPAIHNIEAVKRAQELAARMGFRQDPEFAPLINLFPGQMAADVSVPQKPSKAPVLRLDALGREVDEHGNVVNVTKPSNLSTLKVNINKQKKDAFQILKPELDVDPDSNPHFDERMGINKTKILRPKRMSFQFVEEGKWSKEAEHIKLKSQFGEAQAKEQKAKQAQLAKAKAAPDINPNLIEVAERVITKEKPKDPIPEIEWWDVLLLQSGAYGDITDGSVAEDKLKMEKITIYVEHPRPIEPPAEPAPPPPQPLKLTKKEQKKLRTQRRLAREKDKQEMIRQGLIEPPKPKVKMSNLMKVLGSEATQDPTRLEKEIRSAAAEREQAHIDRNVARKLTPAERREKKERKLFDEANTLESIVSVYRINDLSHPQTRFKVDVNAQENRLTGCAVISDGITVVVVEGGNKPIKRYGKLMLKRINWASAVKEEDEDGDEGDDKPANKCVLVWQGCVAKPSFNRFTVHECLTEAAARKIFTDAGVAHYWDLAVDFSDDQI